A genomic stretch from Sandaracinaceae bacterium includes:
- a CDS encoding helix-turn-helix transcriptional regulator, translating into MFEADPKAVGERIRRARTEAGITNASEFARAIGVQPNSVYRYERGEQLISSEILTRVAMVTGRSMEWLMAGSSEPTGLALASWLETPTGRSATPDEVAWLRRVDPEGLLPNHTFFDLLLSARRHGLGAQDAVKTVAAEKKSRNP; encoded by the coding sequence ATGTTTGAGGCAGACCCAAAGGCAGTAGGCGAGCGAATCCGCCGCGCACGCACCGAAGCGGGGATCACGAACGCCAGCGAGTTTGCGCGCGCGATCGGTGTCCAACCGAACTCGGTCTATCGCTACGAGAGGGGAGAACAGCTCATCTCCTCTGAGATCCTGACTCGCGTGGCCATGGTGACCGGTCGCTCGATGGAGTGGCTCATGGCCGGGAGCTCTGAGCCTACCGGTCTCGCCCTCGCGTCCTGGCTGGAGACCCCCACGGGCCGGAGCGCCACGCCGGACGAAGTCGCGTGGCTCCGGCGCGTCGACCCTGAAGGACTGTTGCCAAACCACACGTTCTTCGACTTGCTTCTGAGCGCCAGGAGACATGGCCTGGGCGCGCAGGACGCCGTGAAGACGGTGGCTGCTGAAAAGAAGTCACGAAACCCCTGA
- a CDS encoding AAA family ATPase, whose amino-acid sequence MKPSRIVRLSASNVKRLRAVEIEPDGSLVVIAGRNGQGKSSVLDSIWMALGGRRSFPPRPVRDGAEEACVELELDTGLVVTRRIKPDGQTALQVATQEGARFPSPQAMLDALVGELSFDPLDFARRKPAEQRELLRKLVGLDLSELEERRVRFYDERSDANREAKRLAGEISGVPHHRDAPDEEVSVAALAAELRTAQEARRELDEATREVDKAQANLDGVLGAADELRHKLAALETELALLRGRLTRCEEQVVPEHEEALSEKRRRADELRARVPELEPIQERLAGAEEANQKVRDNRRRTQLKERYEAEAEHARALTEQIEAVDREKAEAIAAASYPLEGLGVGDEGVLLDGVPFEQASSAEQLRASVAIGLALNPQLKVLLVRDGSLLDSDSLRLLGELASAADAQVWVERVDESALMGVVIEDGAVRGAEAAT is encoded by the coding sequence ATGAAGCCGAGCAGGATCGTCCGTCTCTCCGCGAGCAACGTGAAGCGGCTGCGGGCCGTCGAGATCGAGCCCGACGGCTCGCTCGTGGTGATCGCCGGCCGCAACGGCCAGGGCAAGAGCAGCGTCCTCGACTCGATCTGGATGGCCCTGGGCGGCCGGCGAAGCTTCCCGCCGCGCCCGGTGCGAGACGGGGCCGAGGAGGCGTGCGTGGAGCTCGAGCTCGACACGGGGCTCGTGGTGACGCGCCGGATCAAGCCCGACGGGCAGACCGCGTTGCAGGTGGCCACCCAGGAGGGGGCTCGGTTCCCGTCGCCGCAGGCCATGCTCGACGCGCTGGTGGGCGAGCTGAGCTTCGACCCGCTGGACTTCGCGCGGCGCAAGCCGGCCGAGCAGCGCGAGCTGCTCCGAAAGCTCGTCGGCCTGGACCTCTCCGAGCTCGAGGAGCGGCGCGTGCGTTTCTACGACGAGCGGTCGGACGCGAACCGGGAGGCGAAGCGGCTGGCAGGGGAGATCAGCGGCGTGCCTCACCACCGTGACGCTCCGGACGAGGAGGTCAGCGTGGCGGCCCTGGCCGCCGAGCTGCGCACCGCCCAGGAGGCGCGGCGCGAGCTGGACGAGGCGACGCGCGAGGTGGACAAGGCGCAAGCCAACCTCGATGGGGTGCTCGGCGCCGCGGACGAGCTGCGCCACAAGCTCGCGGCCCTGGAGACGGAGCTCGCGCTCCTGCGCGGGCGCCTGACGCGTTGCGAGGAGCAGGTGGTCCCCGAGCACGAGGAGGCGCTGAGCGAGAAGCGCCGCCGCGCCGACGAGCTGCGCGCGCGCGTGCCGGAGCTCGAGCCCATCCAGGAGCGGCTCGCGGGCGCGGAGGAGGCGAACCAGAAGGTGCGGGACAACCGCCGCCGCACCCAGCTCAAGGAGCGCTACGAAGCGGAGGCCGAGCACGCGCGCGCGCTCACCGAGCAGATCGAGGCGGTGGACCGGGAGAAGGCCGAAGCCATCGCCGCCGCGAGCTACCCGCTGGAGGGGCTCGGCGTCGGCGACGAGGGTGTGCTCCTGGACGGCGTGCCGTTCGAGCAGGCCAGCTCGGCCGAGCAGCTGCGGGCGTCGGTCGCGATCGGCCTGGCGCTCAACCCGCAGCTCAAGGTGCTGCTCGTGCGGGACGGGTCGCTGCTCGACTCCGATTCGCTGCGCCTGCTGGGGGAGCTCGCCAGCGCCGCGGACGCGCAGGTGTGGGTCGAGCGCGTCGACGAGTCGGCCCTCATGGGCGTCGTGATCGAGGACGGCGCGGTGCGCGGCGCGGAGGCGGCAACGTGA
- a CDS encoding PD-(D/E)XK nuclease-like domain-containing protein — translation MSEAAAWEPVHFSRLKLLAQSPAHYRVGHAARKETAAMRFGTAVHVLALRGEIVVFDGERAGNRWAAFKELVAGAEPYVYDGPHRGNAWKWAKEEAQGRPIVTSEDVAAAAAGRAIQGQRLAAGRYLSPIVTTAEYDVAARVAEKVRTHAVAGELLDGMHEQPLRWDRAGRACAGTLDVMGPRRIVDLKTTTKADPEWFPHHGRKLHYHAQLDWYAGGARENGHITDACFIVAVETTEPHAVTAFELSERALEAGARQTHLWLERLKGCEAADEWPEYVQSVVPFDLPDDDFFSTLTGL, via the coding sequence GTGAGCGAGGCCGCAGCGTGGGAGCCCGTGCACTTCTCGCGGCTCAAGCTCCTGGCGCAGAGCCCGGCGCACTACCGGGTGGGCCACGCTGCGCGCAAAGAGACGGCCGCCATGCGCTTCGGGACCGCCGTCCACGTGCTGGCGCTGCGGGGTGAGATCGTCGTCTTCGACGGCGAGCGCGCCGGCAACAGGTGGGCGGCGTTCAAGGAGCTCGTGGCCGGCGCGGAGCCGTACGTCTACGACGGCCCGCACCGAGGCAACGCGTGGAAGTGGGCCAAGGAGGAGGCGCAGGGCCGCCCCATCGTGACGAGCGAGGACGTCGCTGCCGCCGCCGCCGGGCGGGCGATCCAGGGGCAGCGCCTCGCGGCCGGTCGCTACCTCTCGCCGATCGTCACCACGGCGGAGTACGACGTGGCGGCGCGCGTCGCGGAGAAGGTGCGGACGCACGCGGTGGCTGGCGAGCTGCTCGACGGAATGCACGAGCAGCCGCTGCGCTGGGACCGGGCGGGCCGGGCGTGCGCCGGGACGCTCGACGTGATGGGTCCGCGGCGAATCGTCGACCTGAAGACGACCACGAAGGCGGACCCCGAGTGGTTCCCGCACCACGGTCGCAAGCTGCACTACCACGCGCAGCTGGACTGGTACGCGGGCGGAGCACGCGAGAACGGCCACATCACCGACGCGTGCTTCATCGTGGCCGTCGAGACGACGGAGCCGCACGCGGTGACCGCGTTCGAGCTGTCCGAGCGCGCGCTCGAGGCGGGCGCTCGACAGACGCACCTCTGGCTCGAGCGGCTGAAGGGGTGCGAGGCCGCGGACGAGTGGCCCGAGTACGTGCAGAGCGTCGTGCCGTTCGACCTGCCCGACGACGACTTCTTTTCGACGCTCACGGGCCTGTGA